The Psychrosphaera ytuae genome includes a region encoding these proteins:
- the priA gene encoding primosomal protein N', with protein sequence MTLFSEPILHVALPVPLRRLFDYAFPAGFDNQVDEKVQSFSAETKFDQLVGRRVVVPFGRQTLIGVVIKADHNTDQDLSKLKAALEILDDEPTINPEQMALLEWASKYYQHPIGDVYSAAIPGALRTNKAIIDLLPKVLVKTDEFPARKELNKNAKQLLKLHDLLTEEPSTSGFSLSRANLTEREVPSTTIKKFVDNEWAQWQTAHTSEVTVTEQDLNEGLQLNTEQALAVTAINSAEHYQGFLLDGVTGSGKTEVYLQAIASRLLKQQQVLVCVPEIGLTPQTIARFQKRFNVPIALWHSAMTDKQRFETWQQCRSGTARIVIATRSGIFLPFKSLGMIIIDEEHDASFKQQDGFRYHCRSMALYRAHRLNIPVVLGSATPSLETLQNVEQNKFSLLELRQRAGGSQLPTMRLLDLNRCQSQAAIGQPLLDEISQQLKNGHQVMLFINRRGFAPVLMCEECHWLTECSRCSSFTTFHRGSGLLICHHCGFQHPTLKQCLGCGSTRLTPVGVGTEQIDLQLKELFPNVDVVRLDRDSTSKKGEFDDKLNLINQGKPMIIVGTQMIAKGHHFPNVSLVGIVDVDGALFSSDFRAPEKLAQLVVQVAGRAGRGSIKGQVWLQTKFPEHPVIQDLVNNEYRDFAKYALNERKMLKLPPYSHQIIIRAESTHNQLGHEWLAGLAHYLQDYEGLLMLGPTPAPMTRKAGKFRHMLTIQSESRPYLHKLVNWLLENLDTIQKDNRIRWTVDVDPIDVS encoded by the coding sequence ATGACCTTATTTTCAGAACCCATTCTTCATGTCGCATTACCGGTTCCGCTGCGCCGTCTGTTTGACTATGCTTTTCCTGCTGGCTTTGACAATCAAGTTGATGAAAAAGTTCAAAGTTTTTCTGCAGAAACTAAATTTGATCAGTTAGTTGGTCGCCGAGTTGTTGTTCCTTTCGGTCGTCAAACTTTAATCGGCGTAGTAATTAAGGCTGATCACAATACAGACCAAGATCTGAGTAAATTAAAAGCGGCGCTTGAAATCTTAGACGACGAACCGACCATAAACCCTGAACAAATGGCGTTACTCGAATGGGCCAGCAAGTACTATCAGCACCCAATCGGTGACGTGTATTCTGCGGCTATTCCTGGAGCCCTTCGTACAAACAAAGCTATCATCGACTTATTGCCTAAAGTGTTGGTGAAAACAGATGAGTTTCCCGCTCGGAAAGAATTAAATAAAAATGCCAAGCAGCTATTAAAACTGCATGATTTATTAACGGAAGAACCAAGTACATCAGGATTTAGTCTTTCTAGAGCTAACTTAACTGAACGTGAAGTACCTAGTACTACAATTAAAAAATTTGTCGATAATGAATGGGCCCAGTGGCAAACAGCGCATACTTCTGAGGTCACTGTTACAGAACAAGATTTAAATGAAGGCCTACAGCTAAACACCGAACAAGCCCTAGCTGTAACTGCGATAAACTCAGCCGAGCACTACCAAGGGTTCTTGCTCGATGGCGTAACAGGTAGTGGTAAAACAGAAGTGTATTTACAGGCCATCGCCAGCAGACTGCTCAAACAACAACAAGTGTTAGTTTGTGTGCCAGAAATAGGCCTGACACCACAAACGATCGCACGTTTTCAAAAGCGTTTTAATGTACCTATTGCTTTATGGCATTCCGCCATGACGGACAAACAGCGCTTCGAAACATGGCAACAGTGTCGCTCAGGAACAGCTCGAATCGTTATAGCGACACGCTCAGGGATTTTTTTGCCGTTTAAATCACTCGGAATGATCATCATCGATGAAGAACACGATGCTTCATTCAAACAACAAGATGGTTTTAGATACCACTGCCGAAGCATGGCCTTGTACCGTGCACATAGATTAAACATTCCTGTTGTATTGGGCTCTGCAACACCAAGTTTAGAAACGTTGCAAAATGTCGAACAAAACAAATTTAGTCTGCTCGAATTAAGGCAACGTGCCGGGGGAAGTCAACTACCGACGATGCGCTTGCTTGATTTAAATCGTTGCCAAAGCCAAGCGGCCATTGGCCAGCCATTGTTAGACGAAATCAGCCAACAGTTAAAGAATGGCCATCAGGTCATGTTATTTATCAATCGACGCGGCTTTGCACCAGTATTAATGTGTGAAGAGTGTCATTGGTTAACTGAATGTAGCCGCTGTAGTAGCTTTACTACCTTCCATCGTGGCTCAGGGCTGCTAATTTGCCACCACTGTGGTTTTCAACATCCCACCTTAAAACAGTGTTTGGGATGTGGTTCTACTCGTTTAACACCGGTTGGGGTCGGAACCGAACAAATCGACCTGCAACTCAAAGAGCTTTTTCCAAATGTTGACGTTGTCCGTCTTGATCGTGACAGTACCAGTAAAAAAGGTGAGTTTGACGACAAGCTCAACCTCATTAATCAAGGCAAGCCGATGATCATTGTCGGTACCCAAATGATTGCTAAAGGCCACCATTTTCCCAACGTCAGTTTAGTTGGTATTGTCGATGTCGACGGCGCCCTATTTAGTAGTGACTTTAGGGCACCTGAAAAACTAGCCCAACTTGTTGTTCAAGTCGCTGGCCGTGCGGGCCGAGGATCCATTAAAGGCCAAGTCTGGTTGCAAACCAAGTTTCCCGAACATCCAGTGATCCAAGATTTGGTCAACAATGAATATCGTGATTTTGCCAAATACGCTCTAAATGAACGTAAAATGCTCAAGTTACCTCCCTACTCTCATCAAATCATAATAAGAGCAGAGTCGACTCACAATCAATTAGGTCACGAGTGGCTTGCTGGGCTCGCGCATTACTTGCAAGATTATGAGGGCCTGTTAATGTTGGGACCTACACCTGCACCAATGACCAGAAAAGCAGGTAAATTTAGACATATGCTCACGATCCAGAGTGAATCTCGGCCATATTTACACAAATTGGTCAATTGGTTGTTAGAGAACTTGGATACCATCCAAAAGGATAATAGAATCCGCTGGACGGTTGATGTTGATCCTATCGATGTCAGCTAA
- the hslU gene encoding HslU--HslV peptidase ATPase subunit produces the protein MSAMTPREIVHELDQHIIGQNDAKRAVAIALRNRWRRMQLEPTLRTEVTPKNILMIGPTGVGKTEIARRLAKLANAPFIKVEATKFTEVGYVGKEVESIIRDLTEISVKLTRESAIEKNKYKAEELAEERILDALLPPARDSFGQVVDNEQPESSTRQVLRKRLRQGELDDKEIEIDLAEKEIGVEIMAPPGMEEMTSQLQGMFQNLSGGKTKTRKLKVGAAYKLLVDEEAAKLINNDDLKEQAIEAVEQNGIVFIDEIDKICKREGANSADVSREGVQRDLLPLVEGSTVSTKYGMVKTDHMLFIASGAFQMSKPSDLIPELQGRLPIRVELNALTPEDFERILTEPNASLTEQYIALLATEGVTVSFSEDGIKQIAQAAFKVNEKNENIGARRLHTVLERLMEEISFNASDKTGETFVIDAEFVKSNLDEVVEDEDLSKFIL, from the coding sequence ATGTCTGCAATGACCCCAAGAGAAATTGTTCACGAATTAGACCAACATATTATCGGTCAGAACGATGCCAAACGAGCTGTTGCCATCGCATTGCGTAACCGCTGGCGTCGCATGCAGCTAGAACCGACGCTGCGCACAGAAGTGACACCAAAAAACATTCTGATGATTGGTCCAACAGGTGTTGGTAAAACAGAAATTGCTCGACGCTTAGCTAAATTAGCCAACGCTCCATTCATCAAAGTAGAAGCGACTAAGTTCACCGAAGTGGGTTATGTCGGTAAAGAAGTTGAGTCGATCATTCGTGATCTCACCGAAATCTCGGTTAAATTAACCCGTGAAAGCGCAATCGAGAAAAACAAATACAAAGCGGAAGAACTAGCTGAAGAGCGTATTTTAGATGCTTTGTTGCCGCCGGCTCGAGACAGCTTTGGTCAAGTTGTCGACAACGAACAACCAGAAAGCTCAACTCGCCAAGTGTTGCGCAAACGTTTACGCCAAGGCGAATTGGATGACAAAGAGATCGAAATCGATTTAGCCGAAAAAGAAATCGGTGTTGAGATCATGGCTCCTCCAGGCATGGAAGAAATGACCTCACAGCTTCAAGGCATGTTCCAAAACCTATCAGGTGGCAAAACCAAAACTCGTAAATTAAAAGTCGGTGCGGCATACAAGTTATTAGTAGATGAAGAAGCCGCTAAGCTGATCAACAACGATGACCTAAAAGAACAAGCCATTGAAGCCGTAGAACAAAACGGTATCGTCTTTATCGACGAAATCGATAAGATTTGTAAGCGTGAAGGTGCCAACAGTGCCGATGTTTCACGCGAAGGGGTTCAACGTGACTTGTTACCACTTGTAGAAGGTTCGACGGTTTCAACCAAGTACGGCATGGTCAAAACCGACCACATGTTGTTCATTGCTTCAGGCGCGTTCCAGATGAGCAAACCTTCTGATCTTATTCCTGAGCTACAAGGCCGTTTGCCTATTCGCGTTGAGTTGAATGCCCTTACTCCTGAAGATTTTGAGCGCATTCTTACCGAACCTAACGCATCACTCACTGAGCAGTACATTGCTTTATTAGCAACAGAAGGTGTTACGGTTAGCTTTAGCGAAGATGGCATCAAGCAAATCGCACAAGCTGCCTTTAAGGTAAATGAAAAGAACGAGAACATTGGTGCACGTCGTTTGCACACTGTACTTGAGCGTTTGATGGAAGAGATTTCATTCAACGCGTCGGATAAAACCGGTGAGACCTTTGTTATCGATGCCGAATTCGTTAAATCTAATTTAGACGAAGTCGTAGAAGATGAAGACTTGAGTAAGTTTATTTTGTAA
- a CDS encoding SPOR domain-containing protein, whose translation MKNKDFVGSKKRNTRAKPEAPARRPFPVVKFLVVILLVAGFVFGLNYIQGDSEAFKQEQEQPQVTPKKKTQKHIPPPPEDEEWEFIEELENKSVQVETEELEDKGPFKMQCASFRSEEDAEQLKAKIAFTGFESQVHKTQGTSGVWYKVVLGPFDRKRDAEKTRHILKRNDIRGCQIWLWR comes from the coding sequence ATGAAAAATAAAGATTTTGTTGGTTCGAAAAAACGAAACACTCGCGCCAAACCAGAAGCACCAGCTCGTCGCCCTTTCCCGGTTGTTAAGTTTTTGGTTGTCATTTTGTTAGTCGCTGGTTTTGTATTTGGCTTAAACTACATCCAAGGCGACTCTGAAGCGTTTAAACAAGAGCAAGAACAGCCACAAGTTACACCGAAGAAAAAGACCCAAAAACACATTCCTCCCCCACCAGAAGACGAAGAGTGGGAGTTTATTGAAGAATTAGAAAACAAAAGTGTCCAAGTCGAAACCGAAGAACTCGAAGACAAAGGACCGTTTAAGATGCAATGCGCTAGTTTCCGAAGTGAAGAAGACGCAGAGCAACTCAAAGCCAAAATTGCGTTTACTGGGTTCGAGTCCCAAGTACACAAAACCCAGGGTACCTCAGGTGTCTGGTACAAAGTTGTACTGGGCCCCTTTGACCGTAAACGCGATGCAGAAAAAACCCGTCATATCCTAAAGCGAAATGACATTCGCGGTTGTCAAATTTGGCTGTGGCGTTAA
- a CDS encoding MBL fold metallo-hydrolase — MKIRFFGNRAGIPVPGPNTNKYGGNTYCFVVSNEAGQQLVINAGSGIRLASTLFQQNSINGIHLLLSQNHWDHIQGFPFFEPIYDRHKTLFIYPPDQNDHHETAIMEQMAKSFSATKFHQLPATITIKKTRFEGVEPVEVNGFNVQSIQVNHPEGGSAFKIEADGKTLIIVTNNELFAPTSHCFHEFEEWSLFCSGADLLLHDGRFMNHEMVNKIGQGHSCIDDAMKLATAAEIGMLGIIGHDPNTDDEMIDQITQSLFEQRPEFSFFFAKEGRTMYV, encoded by the coding sequence ATGAAAATACGATTTTTTGGCAATCGCGCTGGTATTCCGGTACCAGGACCTAACACCAACAAATACGGTGGCAATACCTATTGTTTTGTTGTTTCTAATGAAGCGGGACAGCAATTGGTCATTAACGCGGGATCAGGTATTCGCCTGGCAAGCACACTATTTCAACAAAATTCCATTAACGGAATCCATTTACTTCTGAGCCAAAACCATTGGGATCACATTCAAGGCTTTCCGTTTTTTGAACCTATATACGACCGGCACAAGACCTTATTTATCTATCCGCCCGACCAAAATGATCACCACGAAACCGCCATCATGGAACAAATGGCAAAAAGTTTTAGTGCGACTAAATTTCATCAACTACCAGCCACAATCACCATCAAAAAAACGCGATTTGAGGGCGTAGAACCAGTTGAGGTCAATGGCTTTAATGTTCAAAGCATACAGGTAAACCACCCTGAGGGTGGCAGTGCATTCAAAATCGAAGCCGATGGAAAAACCCTAATCATAGTAACCAACAATGAGTTATTTGCACCGACGTCTCATTGTTTTCATGAGTTTGAAGAGTGGAGCTTATTTTGTAGTGGAGCTGATTTGTTGTTACACGATGGCCGCTTTATGAATCACGAAATGGTTAACAAAATTGGTCAAGGTCACAGCTGTATAGATGATGCCATGAAACTAGCAACAGCAGCAGAAATAGGTATGTTAGGAATTATCGGTCACGATCCAAATACCGATGATGAGATGATTGATCAGATAACTCAATCGCTATTCGAGCAGCGGCCAGAGTTTAGTTTTTTCTTCGCAAAAGAAGGCCGAACCATGTACGTCTAA
- the hslV gene encoding ATP-dependent protease subunit HslV, translating into MTTIVSVRRGDKVVLGGDGQVSLGNTVMKGNAVKVRRLYRGKVLAGFAGGTADAFTLFEKFEAKLEMHQGHLTKAAVELAKDWRTDKMLRKLEALLAVADETASLIISGNGDVIQPEHDLIAIGSGGPFAQAAATALIENTDLSARDIVEKSLNIAGSICVFTNTNLAIEEL; encoded by the coding sequence ATGACCACAATTGTTTCCGTACGACGCGGTGATAAAGTCGTACTTGGCGGTGATGGCCAAGTGTCTCTTGGTAATACAGTTATGAAAGGCAACGCTGTCAAAGTCCGCCGTTTATATCGAGGCAAAGTACTTGCTGGTTTTGCCGGTGGTACTGCTGATGCCTTTACACTATTTGAAAAGTTTGAAGCCAAGCTCGAAATGCATCAAGGTCATCTAACAAAGGCCGCTGTTGAACTCGCTAAGGACTGGCGTACTGACAAAATGTTACGCAAATTAGAGGCTTTACTTGCCGTTGCTGACGAAACTGCCAGTCTCATCATTTCTGGTAACGGTGATGTCATTCAACCAGAGCACGACTTGATTGCGATTGGTTCGGGTGGTCCATTTGCCCAAGCCGCTGCGACCGCACTTATCGAAAACACCGATTTGAGTGCCCGTGATATCGTCGAAAAAAGTTTGAACATCGCTGGCTCGATTTGTGTATTCACTAACACAAACTTGGCGATTGAAGAGCTATAA